One genomic region from Leguminivora glycinivorella isolate SPB_JAAS2020 chromosome 8, LegGlyc_1.1, whole genome shotgun sequence encodes:
- the LOC125229235 gene encoding probable phospholipid-transporting ATPase IA isoform X4, with protein MALRALRDGTMAPFTRFYRAMVLKMNQHEDEATTSGLTDGAPGDVQNRVIFVNRPQPQKFLSNKVSTAKYSLASFLPLFLFEQFRRYSNCFFLLIALLQQIPDVSPTGRWTTLTPLFFILFVSAVKEIVEDYKRHRADDETNNRRCDVLHQGRWMSLRWSELVVGDIVKVINNQFYPADLVLLSTSEPQGIAFIETANLDGETNLKIRQASPETVRLDHADALAGFTATIQCEPPNRHLYEFNGLLKEANSKTIPLGLEQMMLRGSKQRNTAWLHGVVVYTGHETKLMKNSTKAPLKRSSIDKQTNTQILMLFILLLVLSVISAAFNELWLHRRANKDWYISLQDAVNLNIGFNFLTFLILYNNLIPISLQVTAEIVRFFQAKFIALDSEMYHAPTDTPAQARTSNLNEELGMVKYIFSDKTGTLTANIMEFHKCSIAEIMYNRPGPNEPLEQTQLYQNLMRNHPTSPVIKEFLTMLAICHTVIPENDGDKINYHAASPDERALVLGASMYGYVFTTRTPKTVTIEANGESLTFQVLNVIEFTSTRKRMSLIVRTPTGEIKLYCKGADSVIYTRLARGPEQAQFAAATLAHLEAFAAEGLRTLVFAVADISPAVYEEWANTYHKASVAIQHREEKIEEAANLIETNLRLLGATAIEDKLQDGVPETIAALLKANINVWVLTGDKQETAINIAHSAQLINPNMPLMILNEDSLDARREIIARHLADFGENLRKQNEVALIVDGKTLTYAMGCDLKKDFLDLCISCKVVVCCRVSPIQKAEVVEMVSSATGAVTLAIGDGANDVAMIQRASVGVGISGVEGLQAVCASDYSIAQFRFLLRLLLVHGAWNYSRISKLILYSFYKNICLYVIELWFAMYSAWSGQILFERWSIGFYNVIFTAWPPFAIGLFDKLCSSEIMIRHPVLYLPSQQGLLFNVRVFWVWMINSLLHSVLLFWLPVLMAEQHVLWPHGKDGGYLVLGNIVYTYVVLTVCLKAGLSTHSWTWVTHVAIWGSLAMWFLFILIYSNIYPVVLIGGVMRGMDRMVFTSAVFWLGLVLIPVATLAPDLLVTVIHNSAFKSMTEAVRESEIKHRDPTDLLDQPRHSKRRGAPLGLKWRRTVAPEDSPTLQNARDVQNGRRAQNGGDGARARLARPPRPARGRDSHVI; from the exons CCTGGCGTCGTTCCTGCCGCTGTTCCTGTTCGAGCAGTTCCGACGCTACTCCAACTGCTTCTTCCTGCTGATAGCGCTGCTGCAGCAGATCCCCGACGTGTCCCCCACGGGCCGCTGGACGACCCTCACGCCGCTCTTCTTCATCCTGTTCGTGTCCGCCGTCAAGGAGATCGTCGAGGACTAT AAACGTCACCGAGCCGATGACGAGACAAACAATCGGCGCTGCGATGTGCTCCACCAAGGCCGCTGGATGTCCCTGCGCTGGTCCGAGCTGGTCGTCGGAGACATCGTCAAAGTTATCAACAACCAGTTCTACCCAGCCGACCTGGTATTGCTGTCTACAAG CGAACCTCAAGGGATCGCGTTCATCGAGACAGCGAACCTGGACGGCGAGACCAACCTGAAGATCCGGCAGGCGTCGCCGGAGACGGTCCGGCTCGACCATGCTGACGCGCTGGCCGGATTCACCGCCACTATACAGTGCGAGCCTCCCAACAGGCATCTTTACGAGTTCAATGGCTTGCTTAAGGAGGCCAATTCCAA GACGATTCCACTAGGGCTGGAGCAGATGATGCTGCGCGGCTCCAAGCAGCGCAACACCGCGTGGCTGCACGGCGTCGTGGTGTACACGGGCCACGAGACCAAGCTCATGAAAAACTCCACCAAAG caCCCCTGAAGCGGTCGTCGATAGACAAGCAGACGAACACGCAGATCCTGATGCTGTTCATCCTTCTGCTGGTGTTGTCAGTGATCAGCGCGGCCTTCAACGAGCTCTGGCTACACCGCCGCGCAAACAAGGACTGGTATATATCGCTGCAGG ACGCGGTGAACCTAAACATTGGTTTTaactttttgacatttttaatattgtacAACAATCTTATACCCATATCTTTACAAGTCACTGCTGAAATAGTTAGGTTTTTCcaa GCAAAGTTCATAGCGTTAGACAGCGAGATGTACCACGCGCCCACCGACACCCCCGCGCAGGCGCGCACCTCCAACCTGAACGAGGAGCTCGGCATGGTCAAGTACATCTTCAGCGACAAGACCGGCACACTCACAGCGAATATCATGGAGTTCCACAAGTGCTCCATCGCCGAG ATAATGTACAACCGTCCAGGCCCGAACGAGCCGCTGGAGCAGACGCAGCTATACCAGAACTTGATGCGGAACCATCCCACCAGCCCGGTCATCAAGGAGTTCCTGACCATGCTGGCCATATGCCACACCGTCATACCCGAGAACGATGGCGACAAGATCAACTACCACGCTGCCTCGCCAG ATGAACGTGCCCTAGTGCTAGGCGCGTCGATGTACGGCTACGTGTTTACTACGCGGACGCCGAAGACGGTCACTATAGAGGCGAACGGAGAGTCACTCACGTTCCAAGTGCTCAACGTCATCGAGTTCACGTCCACGCGGAAGCGCATGTCGCTCATCGTGCGCACGCCTACAG GTGAAATAAAGCTATACTGCAAAGGCGCGGACTCCGTGATCTACACGCGGCTGGCGCGCGGGCCCGAGCAGGCGCAGTTCGCGGCCGCCACGCTGGCGCACCTCGAGGCCTTCGCGGCCGAGGGGCTCCGGACACTAGTGTTCGCTGTGGCCGATATATCACCGGCTGTGTATGAG GAATGGGCGAACACGTACCACAAGGCGAGCGTGGCCATCCAGCACCGGGAGGAGAAGATCGAGGAGGCGGCCAACCTCATCGAGACCAACCTGCGGCTGCTTGGAGCCACCGCCATCGAAGACAAGCTGCAG GACGGCGTGCCAGAGACGATAGCGGCGCTGCTAAAAGCGAACATCAACGTGTGGGTGCTGACGGGAGACAAGCAAGAAACCGCTATCAATATCGCGCACTCCGCCCAGCTGATCAACCCTAACATGCCGCTCATGATCCTGAATGAAGACAGCCTGGAT GCCAGACGAGAGATCATCGCTCGACACTTAGCCGATTTCGGGGAGAACCTTCGCAAGCAGAACGAAGTGGCGCTCATAGTGGACGGCAAGACGCTCACCTACGCCATGGGCTGCGATCTCAAGAAGGACTTCCTGGATCTGTGCATCTCCTGCAAGGTGGTCGTGTGCTGCCGCGTCTCGCCCATACAGAAGGCTGAG GTGGTGGAGATGGTGTCATCCGCGACGGGCGCAGTGACGCTGGCCATTGGTGACGGCGCCAACGATGTTGCCATGATACAGCGCGCCAGCGTCGGCGTTGGCATCTCCGGCGTGGAGGGTTTACAGGCCGTCTGCGCTTCTGACTACAGCATCGCGCAG TTCCGTTTCCTGCTGCGTCTGCTGCTGGTGCACGGCGCGTGGAACTACTCGCGCATCAGCAAGCTGATCCTCTACTCGTTCTACAAGAACATCTGCCTCTACGTCATCGAGCTGTGGTTCGCCATGTACTCGGCCTG GTCTGGCCAGATCCTGTTCGAGCGGTGGTCGATAGGTTTCTACAACGTGATCTTCACGGCGTGGCCGCCCTTCGCCATCGGGCTCTTCGACAAGCTGTGTTCATCAGAAATTATGATTAGG CACCCAGTGTTATACCTACCCTCCCAACAAGGCCTACTGTTCAACGTGCGCGTGTTCTGGGTGTGGATGATCAACTCGCTGCTGCACTCCGTGCTGCTGTTCTGGCTGCCGGTGCTCATGGCAGAGCAGCACGTGCTGTGGCCGCACGGCAAGGACGGCGGCTACCTCGTCCTCGGCAACATCGTCTACACC TACGTGGTACTGACGGTGTGCTTGAAGGCCGGGCTGTCTACACACTCGTGGACGTGGGTCACTCACGTCGCCATTTGGGGCTCACTGGCCATGTGGTTCCTCTTCATCCTCATCTACAG CAACATCTACCCAGTGGTGCTGATTGGCGGCGTAATGCGCGGCATGGACCGCATGGTGTTCACGTCCGCGGTGTTCTGGCTGGGCCTGGTGCTCATTCCCGTGGCTACCCTCGCTCCTGACCTGCTCGTCACTGT CATCCACAACAGCGCCTTCAAGTCGATGACAGAAGCGGTCCGCGAGAGCGAGATCAAGCACCGCGACCCTACGGACTTGCTCGACCAGCCGAGGCACTC CAAGCGGCGCGGCGCTCCGCTGGGGCTCAAGTGGCGCCGCACCGTGGCGCCCGAGGACTCGCCGACGCTGCAGAACGCCCGCGACGTTCAAAATGGCCGCCGCGCGCAAAATGGCGGCGACGGCGCGCGCGCTCGCCTCGCGCGCCCCCCGCGACCCGCGCGCGGACGAGACTCACACGTCATTTGA
- the LOC125229235 gene encoding probable phospholipid-transporting ATPase IA isoform X1, with translation MAWPGGSPDTVELALRPVDSRDTLESLSTPGTAGETVHNEDEATTSGLTDGAPGDVQNRVIFVNRPQPQKFLSNKVSTAKYSLASFLPLFLFEQFRRYSNCFFLLIALLQQIPDVSPTGRWTTLTPLFFILFVSAVKEIVEDYKRHRADDETNNRRCDVLHQGRWMSLRWSELVVGDIVKVINNQFYPADLVLLSTSEPQGIAFIETANLDGETNLKIRQASPETVRLDHADALAGFTATIQCEPPNRHLYEFNGLLKEANSKTIPLGLEQMMLRGSKQRNTAWLHGVVVYTGHETKLMKNSTKAPLKRSSIDKQTNTQILMLFILLLVLSVISAAFNELWLHRRANKDWYISLQDAVNLNIGFNFLTFLILYNNLIPISLQVTAEIVRFFQAKFIALDSEMYHAPTDTPAQARTSNLNEELGMVKYIFSDKTGTLTANIMEFHKCSIAEIMYNRPGPNEPLEQTQLYQNLMRNHPTSPVIKEFLTMLAICHTVIPENDGDKINYHAASPDERALVLGASMYGYVFTTRTPKTVTIEANGESLTFQVLNVIEFTSTRKRMSLIVRTPTGEIKLYCKGADSVIYTRLARGPEQAQFAAATLAHLEAFAAEGLRTLVFAVADISPAVYEEWANTYHKASVAIQHREEKIEEAANLIETNLRLLGATAIEDKLQDGVPETIAALLKANINVWVLTGDKQETAINIAHSAQLINPNMPLMILNEDSLDARREIIARHLADFGENLRKQNEVALIVDGKTLTYAMGCDLKKDFLDLCISCKVVVCCRVSPIQKAEVVEMVSSATGAVTLAIGDGANDVAMIQRASVGVGISGVEGLQAVCASDYSIAQFRFLLRLLLVHGAWNYSRISKLILYSFYKNICLYVIELWFAMYSAWSGQILFERWSIGFYNVIFTAWPPFAIGLFDKLCSSEIMIRHPVLYLPSQQGLLFNVRVFWVWMINSLLHSVLLFWLPVLMAEQHVLWPHGKDGGYLVLGNIVYTYVVLTVCLKAGLSTHSWTWVTHVAIWGSLAMWFLFILIYSNIYPVVLIGGVMRGMDRMVFTSAVFWLGLVLIPVATLAPDLLVTVIHNSAFKSMTEAVRESEIKHRDPTDLLDQPRHSKRRGAPLGLKWRRTVAPEDSPTLQNARDVQNGRRAQNGGDGARARLARPPRPARGRDSHVI, from the exons CCTGGCGTCGTTCCTGCCGCTGTTCCTGTTCGAGCAGTTCCGACGCTACTCCAACTGCTTCTTCCTGCTGATAGCGCTGCTGCAGCAGATCCCCGACGTGTCCCCCACGGGCCGCTGGACGACCCTCACGCCGCTCTTCTTCATCCTGTTCGTGTCCGCCGTCAAGGAGATCGTCGAGGACTAT AAACGTCACCGAGCCGATGACGAGACAAACAATCGGCGCTGCGATGTGCTCCACCAAGGCCGCTGGATGTCCCTGCGCTGGTCCGAGCTGGTCGTCGGAGACATCGTCAAAGTTATCAACAACCAGTTCTACCCAGCCGACCTGGTATTGCTGTCTACAAG CGAACCTCAAGGGATCGCGTTCATCGAGACAGCGAACCTGGACGGCGAGACCAACCTGAAGATCCGGCAGGCGTCGCCGGAGACGGTCCGGCTCGACCATGCTGACGCGCTGGCCGGATTCACCGCCACTATACAGTGCGAGCCTCCCAACAGGCATCTTTACGAGTTCAATGGCTTGCTTAAGGAGGCCAATTCCAA GACGATTCCACTAGGGCTGGAGCAGATGATGCTGCGCGGCTCCAAGCAGCGCAACACCGCGTGGCTGCACGGCGTCGTGGTGTACACGGGCCACGAGACCAAGCTCATGAAAAACTCCACCAAAG caCCCCTGAAGCGGTCGTCGATAGACAAGCAGACGAACACGCAGATCCTGATGCTGTTCATCCTTCTGCTGGTGTTGTCAGTGATCAGCGCGGCCTTCAACGAGCTCTGGCTACACCGCCGCGCAAACAAGGACTGGTATATATCGCTGCAGG ACGCGGTGAACCTAAACATTGGTTTTaactttttgacatttttaatattgtacAACAATCTTATACCCATATCTTTACAAGTCACTGCTGAAATAGTTAGGTTTTTCcaa GCAAAGTTCATAGCGTTAGACAGCGAGATGTACCACGCGCCCACCGACACCCCCGCGCAGGCGCGCACCTCCAACCTGAACGAGGAGCTCGGCATGGTCAAGTACATCTTCAGCGACAAGACCGGCACACTCACAGCGAATATCATGGAGTTCCACAAGTGCTCCATCGCCGAG ATAATGTACAACCGTCCAGGCCCGAACGAGCCGCTGGAGCAGACGCAGCTATACCAGAACTTGATGCGGAACCATCCCACCAGCCCGGTCATCAAGGAGTTCCTGACCATGCTGGCCATATGCCACACCGTCATACCCGAGAACGATGGCGACAAGATCAACTACCACGCTGCCTCGCCAG ATGAACGTGCCCTAGTGCTAGGCGCGTCGATGTACGGCTACGTGTTTACTACGCGGACGCCGAAGACGGTCACTATAGAGGCGAACGGAGAGTCACTCACGTTCCAAGTGCTCAACGTCATCGAGTTCACGTCCACGCGGAAGCGCATGTCGCTCATCGTGCGCACGCCTACAG GTGAAATAAAGCTATACTGCAAAGGCGCGGACTCCGTGATCTACACGCGGCTGGCGCGCGGGCCCGAGCAGGCGCAGTTCGCGGCCGCCACGCTGGCGCACCTCGAGGCCTTCGCGGCCGAGGGGCTCCGGACACTAGTGTTCGCTGTGGCCGATATATCACCGGCTGTGTATGAG GAATGGGCGAACACGTACCACAAGGCGAGCGTGGCCATCCAGCACCGGGAGGAGAAGATCGAGGAGGCGGCCAACCTCATCGAGACCAACCTGCGGCTGCTTGGAGCCACCGCCATCGAAGACAAGCTGCAG GACGGCGTGCCAGAGACGATAGCGGCGCTGCTAAAAGCGAACATCAACGTGTGGGTGCTGACGGGAGACAAGCAAGAAACCGCTATCAATATCGCGCACTCCGCCCAGCTGATCAACCCTAACATGCCGCTCATGATCCTGAATGAAGACAGCCTGGAT GCCAGACGAGAGATCATCGCTCGACACTTAGCCGATTTCGGGGAGAACCTTCGCAAGCAGAACGAAGTGGCGCTCATAGTGGACGGCAAGACGCTCACCTACGCCATGGGCTGCGATCTCAAGAAGGACTTCCTGGATCTGTGCATCTCCTGCAAGGTGGTCGTGTGCTGCCGCGTCTCGCCCATACAGAAGGCTGAG GTGGTGGAGATGGTGTCATCCGCGACGGGCGCAGTGACGCTGGCCATTGGTGACGGCGCCAACGATGTTGCCATGATACAGCGCGCCAGCGTCGGCGTTGGCATCTCCGGCGTGGAGGGTTTACAGGCCGTCTGCGCTTCTGACTACAGCATCGCGCAG TTCCGTTTCCTGCTGCGTCTGCTGCTGGTGCACGGCGCGTGGAACTACTCGCGCATCAGCAAGCTGATCCTCTACTCGTTCTACAAGAACATCTGCCTCTACGTCATCGAGCTGTGGTTCGCCATGTACTCGGCCTG GTCTGGCCAGATCCTGTTCGAGCGGTGGTCGATAGGTTTCTACAACGTGATCTTCACGGCGTGGCCGCCCTTCGCCATCGGGCTCTTCGACAAGCTGTGTTCATCAGAAATTATGATTAGG CACCCAGTGTTATACCTACCCTCCCAACAAGGCCTACTGTTCAACGTGCGCGTGTTCTGGGTGTGGATGATCAACTCGCTGCTGCACTCCGTGCTGCTGTTCTGGCTGCCGGTGCTCATGGCAGAGCAGCACGTGCTGTGGCCGCACGGCAAGGACGGCGGCTACCTCGTCCTCGGCAACATCGTCTACACC TACGTGGTACTGACGGTGTGCTTGAAGGCCGGGCTGTCTACACACTCGTGGACGTGGGTCACTCACGTCGCCATTTGGGGCTCACTGGCCATGTGGTTCCTCTTCATCCTCATCTACAG CAACATCTACCCAGTGGTGCTGATTGGCGGCGTAATGCGCGGCATGGACCGCATGGTGTTCACGTCCGCGGTGTTCTGGCTGGGCCTGGTGCTCATTCCCGTGGCTACCCTCGCTCCTGACCTGCTCGTCACTGT CATCCACAACAGCGCCTTCAAGTCGATGACAGAAGCGGTCCGCGAGAGCGAGATCAAGCACCGCGACCCTACGGACTTGCTCGACCAGCCGAGGCACTC CAAGCGGCGCGGCGCTCCGCTGGGGCTCAAGTGGCGCCGCACCGTGGCGCCCGAGGACTCGCCGACGCTGCAGAACGCCCGCGACGTTCAAAATGGCCGCCGCGCGCAAAATGGCGGCGACGGCGCGCGCGCTCGCCTCGCGCGCCCCCCGCGACCCGCGCGCGGACGAGACTCACACGTCATTTGA